From the genome of Triticum aestivum cultivar Chinese Spring chromosome 3B, IWGSC CS RefSeq v2.1, whole genome shotgun sequence, one region includes:
- the LOC123071525 gene encoding putative UDP-rhamnose:rhamnosyltransferase 1 yields MDTKDGGKMHVVMLPWLAFGHVLPFTEFAKRVARQGHRVTFLSTPRNTRRLIDIPPGLAGLIRVVDVQLPRVEHLPEHAEATIDLPSDDLRPYLRRAYDAAFQRELSLLLQEAKPDWVLVDYASYWAPAAAARHGVPCAFLSLFGAAALSFFGTPEALLGLGRHAKTEPAHFTVVPEYVPFPTTVAFRGYEARGMFKPRMVPVDSGVSEDYRYAKTIQGCRLVGIRSSTEFEPEWLQLLGELYEKPVIPVGLFPPAPQQDVAGHEATLRWLDVQAPSSVVYAAFGSEVKLTSTQLQRIALGLQASGLPFIWAFRAPTDAVSGGLPEGFEERVAGRGVVCRGWVPQVRFLAHASVGGFLTHAGWNSITEGLAQGVRLVLLPLVFEQGLNARNLVDKKISMEVARDEQDGSFAADDIAAALRRVMVEGEGEQFGAKVKELVKVFGDDEVNDTCVRDFLRHLSEHSKKNQG; encoded by the coding sequence ATGGACACCAAGGACGGTGGCAAGATGCACGTCGTCATGCTGCCATGGCTGGCCTTCGGCCACGTGCTCCCGTTCACGGAGTTCGCCAAGCGAGTGGCCCGGCAGGGTCACCGGGTCACCTTCCTCTCCACGCCGAGGAACACCCGCCGCCTCATCGACATCCCGCCGGGCCTCGCCGGCCTCATCCGCGTCGTGGACGTCCAGCTGCCGCGCGTCGAGCACCTGCCGGAGCACGCCGAGGCGACCATCGACCTCCCCTCCGACGACCTCCGCCCGTACCTGCGCCGCGCCTACGACGCCGCCTTCCAGCGCGAGCTCTCGCTGTTGCTCCAGGAGGCGAAGCCGGACTGGGTCCTCGTCGACTACGCGTCGTACTGGGCGCCGGCGGCCGCGGCGAGGCACGGCGTGCCGTGCGCGTTCCTCAGCCTATTCGGCGCCGCGGCGCTCAGCTTCTTCGGGACTCCGGAGGCGCTCCTCGGCCTCGGGAGGCACGCCAAGACGGAGCCGGCGCACTTCACCGTCGTCCCCGAGTACGTCCCGTTCCCGACCACCGTCGCATTCCGCGGCTACGAGGCGCGCGGGATGTTCAAGCCAAGGATGGTCCCGGTTGACTCCGGCGTGTCGGAGGACTACCGGTACGCCAAGACCATCCAAGGGTGCCGGCTCGTGGGCATCAGGAGCAGCACGGAGTTTGAGCCTGAGTGGCTGCAGCTGCTCGGCGAGCTCTACGAGAAGCCGGTGATCCCGGTCGGCCTGTTCCCTCCGGCGCCGCAGCAAGACGTGGCCGGCCACGAGGCGACGCTGCGCTGGCTAGACGTACAGGCTCCGAGCTCCGTCGTGTACGCGGCCTTCGGCAGCGAGGTGAAGCTGACGAGCACGCAGCTGCAACGGATCGCTCTCGGCCTGCAGGCGTCCGGGCTGCCCTTCATCTGGGCATTCAGGGCGCCGACCGACGCCGTCTCCGGCGGCCTGCCCGAGGGCTTCGAGGAGCGAGTCGCCGGCCGGGGAGTCGTGTGCCGAGGCTGGGTGCCCCAGGTGAGATTCCTGGCCCATGCATCAGTCGGGGGGTTCCTTACGCACGCCGGCTGGAACTCCATCACCGAGGGCCTGGCGCAGGGCGTGAGGCTGGTGCTGCTGCCGCTGGTGTTCGAGCAGGGCCTCAACGCAAggaacctggtggacaagaagatCAGCATGGAGGTGGCGCGGGACGAGCAGGACGGGTCGTTTGCCGCCGACGACATCGCGGCGGCTCTGAGGAGGGTCATGGTGGAAGGCGAAGGGGAGCAGTTCGGGGCCAAGGTGAAGGAGCTCGTTAAAGTGTTTGGGGACGACGAGGTGAATGATACGTGTGTGCGAGATTTTCTCCGGCACCTGTCGGAGCACAGCAAAAAGAACCAAGGATAG